GTTGATCTCTTTGTTAAGTTCGCCAATGTATGTTTTGAACGCTATAAACATGATGTGAAATATTGGCTGACCTTTAATGAAATAGATAGTATTCACCGCCACTCTTTTATTACAGCAGGAATTATTCCTGATCGCTGTCCAGAAGGGAAAGAGGAAGAGACGGTTTATCAAGCACTCCATCATCAATTCATTGCCTCTGCACTCGTAACAGCAGATTGTCATCGCATCATACCAGGCAGTCAAGTAGGGTGTATGCTGACAAAATTAACAACGTATCCGCACACTTGTCATCCGAATGATGTGGAGCGGGCATTGAAACAAAACTTAGAAAACTATTTCTATGCAGATGTTCAGGTATTTGG
The Desertibacillus haloalkaliphilus DNA segment above includes these coding regions:
- a CDS encoding family 1 glycosylhydrolase; this translates as VDLFVKFANVCFERYKHDVKYWLTFNEIDSIHRHSFITAGIIPDRCPEGKEEETVYQALHHQFIASALVTADCHRIIPGSQVGCMLTKLTTYPHTCHPNDVERALKQNLENYFYADVQVFG